Within the Bradyrhizobium cosmicum genome, the region CGTGGTGCGCGACGAGCGGCACGGCGCTCTCAGCGCCGAAATCGACATAGGCTTCGTCCACCACCACCAGCCGATCCGGGTTTTCGGCGAGCAGGGATGCGATCGCCTCGCGCGGAAGGGCGACCCCGGTGGGCGCGTTCGGATTGCAGAGAAGGATGGCGCTCGAGGGACGCCGGTAGTCGCCGAGCGCGATCCTCATCGCGGCATCGAGCGGCACTTCCTCATGCACGATGCCATAGAGCCGGCAATAGACGGGATAGAAGCTGTAAGTGACGTCGGGAAACAGCAGCGGCCTGTCGTGCTTCAGAAGGGCCTGGAAGGTGTGCGCCAGAACCTCGTCCGAGCCGTTGCCAACGAACACCTGCTCGGGCGCGACGTCGCAGCCGGCCGCAATCGCCTCGCGCAGGCGTGTGGCGTGCGGATCGGGATAGAGGCGCAGCCGTTCCGCGGCCGAGGCGATCGCCGCCAGCACGTGCGGCGAGGGCGGATAGGGGTTCTCGTTGGTATTGAGCTTGACGATGCCGTCCTGCTTCGGCTGCTCGCCGGGGACGTAGGGCGACAGCGTATGGACGACCGGACTCCAGAAGCGGTTCATGATCTCCAATCCAGGTTGATGGCGGCACAGTAGGGCACGCCGGGCGGCGGCGGAAGTGCGCTTCCCGACGGGCCGTCGCGGCAGGTCTGCACAAGCGTCGCAGCGGGGGACGTTCCCGCACGCGTGACCTTCATGCTAGGCTCATCGCGCAAACGTCCAGGACTTAAAACAACAACGAAGGCCGGCGCGCCTCAGGCCGCGCAGAAGAGCCGCAAAGAGAGGAATACATGCCGGGTGCAGCCCTTCCCATCGCTCCCTCGATTCCGACCGCGCCCGTGACGCCAGCCATCGTCGATCGCTTGCGGGCCATCGTGGGCGACAAGGGCCTGATCCTGGACGAGCAGGACAAGCAGCCTTTCGTGACCGATTGGCGCGGCGAGTTGGCGGGGCAGGCCGCGGCGGTCGTGCGACCGGCGAGCACCGCGGAGGTCTCCGCTGTCGTCAGGCTCTGCCACGACAACGGCATTGCAATCGTGCCGCAGGGTGGCAACACCGGCTTGATGGGCGGCGCCACGCCGTGGCCCACGCACTGCGGCATCGTGCTGTCGCTCGGTCGCATGAACCAGGTGCTGAGTGTCGATCCCGTCGGCTATGCCATGACGGTGGAAGCAGGCTGCATCCTCCAGACGCTTCAGGACGCCGCCGCGCGCCATGATCGCTTCCTTCCGCTCAGCCTCGGCGCCCAGGGCTCGTGCATGATCGGCGGCAATCTGTCCACCAATGCCGGCGGGGTGCAGGTGCTGCGCTATGGCAATGCGCGAAATCTGGTGCTGGGTCTCGAGGTCGTGCTTGCCAATGGCGAGGTCTGGAACGGCCTGCGCGCACTCAAGAAGGACAACACTGGCTACGATCTCAAGCACCTGTTCATGGGCGCCGAGGGCACGCTCGGTATCATCACCAGGGCGGTGCTGAAGCTCTGGCCCGCGCCGAAAGACGTCTGCACGGCATGGCTCGCGATCCGTGATCCCAGCGCCGCGATCGAGCTCCTGTCGGAGGCGCACGCGGCGTCCGACGACAATGTCGGCTCCTGCGAGCTGATGAGCCGCGCCTGCACCGACATGGTGCTGCGCCACATTCCCGGCACCCAGGACCCCCTCAAGGCGGAGACCGAGTGGTATCTGCTTCTGGAATGGTCGTCGGCTCGGCCGCGCGAGGACGGCGGCGCGGGCATGTCGGAGCTGATGGAGCAGTTTCTGGCCGACCAGCTTGAAGCCGGCCGGGTGCTGGATGCGGTGATCGCGCAAACCGAGGCGCAGTCGCGCAACATGTGGCGCATTCGCGAGAGCGTGGCCGAGGCATCGCGTGCCGAGGGGCCGGGCTTGAGCTACGACGTGTCGGTCGCGGTCTCCCGGATTCCCGAGTTCATCGACAAGGGCCTCAAGGCGGCGCTCGACATCCTGCCGACGATCCGTCCCTATCCGCTCGGCCATATCGGGGACGGCAATGTCCACTTCTCCTTCATGGGTCCGAAGCGCATGGATCGCGTCGCCCTCGGCCAGTATTCCGCGGCGATCACCCGGGCCGTCAACGACCTCATCACCTCCATGGACGGCTCGATCTCGGCGGAGCACGGCATCGGCATCGAGAAGCTCGACGAGCTCTCGCACTATCGTTCCAGGACCGAGCTCGACATCATGCGGACGATCAAGCGGGCGCTCGATCCCAAGAACATCATGAATCCGGGCAAGGTGCTTCGCCTCGGATGACGCGGGGAGGGCCGCAAGCCGCCCCGGCGGATTGAGCCGGGAGCTCCCCACAGCCTTGGGGCTTCATTGGGGGCGCATGCGGCACATCGCTCGGGCCAAACAGGCTGCGAGGCCCTCAAATCGTGCCGTTTGCGGCTTTATTCCAGCCTCGGATGCTTTAAGGAAAGGAGCAGGATCAGGTCGCA harbors:
- the hisC gene encoding histidinol-phosphate transaminase, which codes for MNRFWSPVVHTLSPYVPGEQPKQDGIVKLNTNENPYPPSPHVLAAIASAAERLRLYPDPHATRLREAIAAGCDVAPEQVFVGNGSDEVLAHTFQALLKHDRPLLFPDVTYSFYPVYCRLYGIVHEEVPLDAAMRIALGDYRRPSSAILLCNPNAPTGVALPREAIASLLAENPDRLVVVDEAYVDFGAESAVPLVAHHDNLLVIQTFSKSRSLAGLRVGFAIGQRPLIEALERVKDSFNSYPVDCLAIAGAVAAIEDDAWFQKTRARIIASREILARDLEQLGFEVLPSLANFVFARHRSRSGADLAAALRERGVLVRHFRKPRIDDFLRVTVGTEEECGRLVEVLRGLI
- a CDS encoding FAD-binding oxidoreductase, giving the protein MPGAALPIAPSIPTAPVTPAIVDRLRAIVGDKGLILDEQDKQPFVTDWRGELAGQAAAVVRPASTAEVSAVVRLCHDNGIAIVPQGGNTGLMGGATPWPTHCGIVLSLGRMNQVLSVDPVGYAMTVEAGCILQTLQDAAARHDRFLPLSLGAQGSCMIGGNLSTNAGGVQVLRYGNARNLVLGLEVVLANGEVWNGLRALKKDNTGYDLKHLFMGAEGTLGIITRAVLKLWPAPKDVCTAWLAIRDPSAAIELLSEAHAASDDNVGSCELMSRACTDMVLRHIPGTQDPLKAETEWYLLLEWSSARPREDGGAGMSELMEQFLADQLEAGRVLDAVIAQTEAQSRNMWRIRESVAEASRAEGPGLSYDVSVAVSRIPEFIDKGLKAALDILPTIRPYPLGHIGDGNVHFSFMGPKRMDRVALGQYSAAITRAVNDLITSMDGSISAEHGIGIEKLDELSHYRSRTELDIMRTIKRALDPKNIMNPGKVLRLG